Proteins encoded together in one Pseudopipra pipra isolate bDixPip1 chromosome 23, bDixPip1.hap1, whole genome shotgun sequence window:
- the PHLDB1 gene encoding pleckstrin homology-like domain family B member 1 isoform X10, whose translation MKSMIPAGGRSPAAFYGLPAKPEALVNGGHQPSERGCPSHSSLVSSIEKDLQDIMDSLVLEEPASPGIQKPPACGRSPLSPVVNGGGRCLLSPLPSPGAASGGSSYENFSPLSSPASSSSYTSPSLSSQEQGPPVPPLVPLRSSSYNHTVQPPTLPSGSPSEPWPVERLGDHRAGSPRLTPRVAPRPRAALQERPPSPFREPRDSLVPSRQAASRAVPEARLQPPESPRVARRNMESMRELPPLSPSLSRRAASPRAAPDTPSPQPRLGREVPGSPRARRKGLEESRGAGSPSPPLLAETSTRRPSFGTCLSPTYGLSSPAMPSPHQSPRAPRKPLGDPRLPAGPRERKNSITEISDNEDELLEYHRRQRQERVREQEMERLERQRLETILNLCAEYTKTDSTEPGDVPRLLAGDADPGRRVPRGAVALGRAAEELRQRESLEKSDEENLKEECSSTESTHHEHEELTGPRAKEAQRLEEERAIVLGHLDQLKGRVKELEQQLQETSREAEMERALLQGERESEAARLRQEQEAVQQLQEKLSSLDASIRKERDKERAKIDAERKELEQLRVLYHESKSHLDKCPESMREQLREQMRREAEALETEAKLFEDLEFQQLERESRLEEEREARGKQLLQSRAECNRSIARRKERVAALDAQAAQIRLQSAQEAERLTRERSGVLQLLQKENEKLMSLERRYQLVTGGRSFPKMSSALREETLSEPYELLEGTKSLSPLPAAAASLASPATRSYPKAQEEYMRLSDVFRFCSNAHGPSLDTKASAAAPAAAQRSFLLAVPPAADEYVTVEQLSGILGSLHTPAASLLGCTPPAPSSSACAPPPLSSLSSPFISAEMEQQLPGGPVCLPALDLEKWYQEVMAGFETSSCPVSPPSSPPPLPAKAHSSHKALQVYRAKTEGDAGVPTPRMKSGTPSSSQLNLSVLGRSPSPKLIPCCPAQGPPSPAGSLPRNLAATLQDIETKRQLALQQKAKLLPAEPLQPGDLPGQQVIEEQKRRLAELKQKAAAEAQSQWEALHGQPPFPAAFPRLVHHSILHHHRPHGAGPRAEELDHAYDTLSLESSDSMETSISTGNNSACSPDNISSASGMETGKIEEMEKMLKEAHAEKSRLMESREREMELRRQALEDERRRREQLERRLQDETARRQKLVEKEVKLREKHFSQARPLTRYLPIRKEDFNLRLHIESSGHSVDTCYHVILTEKMCKGYLVKMGGKIKSWKKRWFVFDRMKRTLSYYMDKHETKLKGVIYFQAIEEVYYDHLRSAAKSPNPALTFCVKTHDRLYYMVAPSAEAMRIWMDVIVTGAEGYTQFMN comes from the exons ATGAAGAGCATGATACCGGCGGGAGGCAGGAGCCCAGCGGCTTTCTATGGGCTGCCAGCAA AGCCCGAGGCCCTAGTGAACGGTGGCCACCAGCCATCAGAGCGTGGGTGTCCCAGCCATAGCTCCCTCGTCAGCTCAATTGAGAAGGACCTGCAGGACATCATGGACTCACTGGTGCTGGAGGAGCCGGCATCCCCTGGCATCCAGAAGCCGCCGGCCTGTGGCCGGTCCCCTCTCTCCCCTGTGGTGAATGGGGGTGGACGCTGCCTCCTGTCCCCCCTacccagccccggggctgcctcGGGAGGCTCCAGCTACGAGAACTTCTCTCCACTCTCCTCCCcggccagcagcagcagctacaCCAGCCCCTCGCTgagcagccaggagcaggggcCACCTGTGCCCCCCCTTGTCCCACTCCGCTCCTCCAGCTACAACCACACTGTGCAGCCACCCACCCTGCCCAGTGGGAGTCCTAGTGAGCCTTGGCCGGTTGAGAGGCTCGGCGACCATAGGGCAGGCAGCCCCCGGCTGACACCCAGGGTGGCACCGCGGCCACGGGCGGCCCTACAGGAGCGGCCCCCGAGCCCCTTCCGTGAGCCACGGGACTCCCTGGTGCCCAGCCGACAGGCTGCCAGCAGGGCGGTCCCAGAGGCCCGACTGCAGCCCCCGGAGAGCCCGCGGGTGGCCCGGAGGAACATGGAGAGCATGCGGGAGTTGCCCCCCCTGAGCCCCTCCTTGTCACGCCGGGCTGCCAGTCCCCGGGCAGCTCCTGacaccccctccccacagccccggctgggcagggaggtgcCTGGCAGTCCCCGTGCAAGGCGCAAGGGCTTGGAAGAGTCGAGAGGTGCTGGGAGCCCCTCGCCCCCACTGCTGGCAGAGACCTCCACACGCCGCCCCAGCTTTGGCACTTGCCTGAGCCCAACATATGGGCTGAGCTCACCGGCCATGCCCTCGCCCCATCAGAGCCCCCGTGCCCCCAGGAAGCCTTTGGGGGACCCACGTCTGCCAGCGGGGCCACGAGAGCGCAAGAACAGCATCACTGAGATCAGCGACAATGAGGATGAGCTGCTGGAGTACCACCGGCGGCAGCGGCAGGAGCGGGTTcgggagcaggagatggagcgCCTG GAGCGGCAGCGCCTGGAGACCATCCTGAACCTCTGTGCTGAGTACACCAAGACAGACAGCACTGAGCCGGGTGACGTGCCCCGGCTCCTGGCTGGTGATGCGGATCCTGGCCGGCGGGTGcccaggggtgctgtggctctgGGCCGTGCGGCCGAGGAGCTACGGCAGAGGGAGAGCCTGGAGAAATCAGATGAGGAGAACTTGAAGGAGGAGTGCAGTAGCACCGAGAGCACCCACCACGAG CACGAGGAGTTGACAGGCCCCCGGGCCAAAGAGGCACAGCGGCTGGAGGAGGAGCGTGCCATCGTCCTCGGCCACCTGGACCAGCTGAAGGGCCGTGtcaaggagctggagcagcagctgcaggagacaTCACGAGAG GCAGAGATGGAGCGGGCGCTGCTGCAGGGTGAGCGGGAGTCAGAGGCGGCGCGGCTGCggcaggagcaggaagcagtGCAGCAGCTACAGGAGAAGCTCTCCAGCCTGGATGCCAGCATCCGCAAGGAGCGGGACAAG GAAAGGGCAAAGATTGATGCTGAAAGGAAGGAGCTAGAGCAACTCCGGGTGCTTTACCATGAGTCGAAGAGCCACCTTGATAAGTGCCCCGAGTCAATGCGGGAACAGTTGCGGGAGCAGATGCGAAGG GAGGCAGAGGCACTGGAGACAGAGGCCAAGCTGTTTGAGGACCTGGAGTTCCAGCAGCTGGAGCGTGAGAGCCGCCTCGAAGAGGAGCGTGAGGCACGAGGcaagcagctcctgcagagccgGGCCGAGTGCAACCGCAGCATCGCCCGCAGGAAG GAGCGGGTGGCTGCCCTGGATGCCCAAGCTGCCCAGATTCGGCTGCAGAGTGCCCAGGAGGCCGAGCGCCTGACCAGGGAGCGGAGTGgtgtcctgcagctcctgcagaag GAGAATGAGAAGCTCATGTCTCTGGAGAGGCGATACCAGCTCGTCACAGGTGGCAGGAGCTTCCCCAAAATGTCCTCGGCTCTCAGAGAA GAGACCCTCTCAGAGCCTTATGAGCTATTGGAGGGAACTAAGTCCTTGAgccccctgccagcagcagctgcctccttAGCTTCTCCTGCCACCCGCTCCTACCCCAAGGCACAAGAG GAGTACATGAGGCTGTCTGACGTTTTCAGGTTCTGCAGCAATGCTCACGGCCCCAGCCTGGACACTAaagcttctgctgctgcccctgctgctgctcagcgcTCTTTCTTGCTTGCTGTACCTCCAGCAGCCGACGAG TACGTGACCGTTGAGCAACTCTCAGGCATCTTGGGCAGCCTCCACAcccctgctgcttccctgctgggctgcaccCCTCCGGCCCCTTCATCCTCAGCCTgcgctcctcctcctctttcatctctctcttctcccttcatCTCTGCAGAG atggaacagcagctgccaggaggCCCCGTGTGCCTCCCGGCTCTTGATTTAGAGAAATGGTACCAGGAGGTCATGGCTGGCTTTGAGACCTCCTCTTGCCCTGtctctcctccttcttcccctcctccaCTTCCAGCTAAAGCTCACTCCTCTCACAAGGCTCTCCAG GTCTATCGTGCAAAAACAGAGGGTGACGCTGGTGTCCCCACCCCTCGGATGAAGAGTGGGACCCCCTCGTCTTCGCAGCTCAACCTCTCTGTGCTGGGGCGCAGCCCCTCGCCCAAG CTGATCCCCTGCTGTCCTGCCCAGGGCCCCCCAAGCCCAGCGGGCAGCCTGCCCCGCAACCTGGCGGCCACGCTGCAGGACATCGAGACCAAGCGCCAGTTGGCCCTGCAGCAGAAGG ccaagctgctcccagcagagcccttGCAGCCAGGTGATCTACCAG GTCAGCAGGTGATCGAGGAGCAGAAGCGGCGTCTTGCGGAGCTGAAGCAGAAAGCGGCTGCCGAGGCACAGTCCCAGTGGGAAGCCCTGCATGGACagccccccttccctgctgccttcccccGGCTTGTGCATCACTCCATCCTCCACCACCACCGTCCCCATGGCGCTGGGCCCCGGGCCGAGGAGCTGGACCATGCATATGACACCCTTAGCCTGGAGAGCTCAGACAGCATGGAGACCAGCATCTCCACCGGCAACAACTCTGCCTGCTCACCCGACAACATCTCCAG TGCCAGCGGGATGGAGACAGGGAAGATTGAGGAGATGGAGAAGATGCTGAAGGAGGCACACGCTGAGAAGTCACGGCTGATGGAGTCCCGG GAGCGGGAGATGGAGCTGCGCCGGCAGGCGCTGGAGGACGAGCGCCGGCGCCGGGAGCAGCTGGAACGCCGGCTGCAGGATGAGACCGCACGGCGGCAGAAGCTGGTGGAGAAGGAGGTCAAGCTGCGGGAGAAGCACTTCTCACAG gctCGTCCCCTGACGCGGTACCTCCCCATCCGCAAGGAGGACTTCAACCTGCGGCTGCACATTGAGTCCTCGGGCCACAGCGTGGACACCTGCTACCACGTCATCCTGACTGAGAAGATGTGCAAGGGCTACCTGGTCAAGATGGGGGGCAAGATCAAGTCTTGGAAGAAGCGCTGGTTTGTCTTTGACCGCATGAAGCGCACCCTCTCCTACTACATGG ATAAACACGAGACAAAGTTGAAGGGTGTCATCTACTTCCAAGCCATTGAAGAGGTTTACTACGACCACCTCCGCAGTGCTGCAAAG AGCCCCAACCCTGCACTCACCTTCTGTGTCAAGACCCATGACCGTCTCTACTACATGGTGGCACCCTCGGCCGAAGCCATGCGCATCTGGATGGACGTCATTGTCACCGGGGCAGAGGGTTACACCCAGTTCATGAACTGA